The following coding sequences lie in one Flexivirga oryzae genomic window:
- a CDS encoding tyrosine-type recombinase/integrase, giving the protein MSFLTAAEAEALISAPDTSTWLGRRDRLLLHLGIQTGLRVSELISLRIDSITIGPHSQLECVGKGRKQRVIPLQKNTVKLVTAWLAERPPQAEGPLFPTSTGTALTRAAVGKLVTRHAATAAKRCPSLAGKNVTPHTLRHTCAMSLLHAGIDTASIALWLGHANIQTTQIYLHADLEIKRRTLERVPAIDERPPARYQASDALIAFLKNR; this is encoded by the coding sequence GTGTCGTTCCTCACCGCGGCCGAGGCTGAAGCCCTCATCTCCGCTCCAGACACCAGCACCTGGCTCGGGCGCCGTGACCGGCTCCTGCTGCACCTGGGCATCCAAACCGGGCTGCGTGTCAGCGAGCTGATCAGCCTGCGGATCGACAGCATCACCATCGGACCGCACAGCCAACTCGAGTGCGTCGGGAAAGGCCGCAAGCAGCGAGTGATCCCGCTGCAGAAGAACACCGTGAAACTCGTTACAGCCTGGCTCGCCGAGCGCCCACCGCAGGCAGAGGGACCGCTGTTCCCGACCAGTACAGGCACCGCGCTGACCAGAGCCGCCGTCGGCAAGCTCGTCACCAGACATGCGGCGACCGCGGCCAAGCGATGCCCTTCGCTGGCAGGGAAGAACGTCACCCCGCACACGCTGCGGCACACCTGCGCGATGAGCCTGCTGCACGCCGGGATCGACACCGCGAGCATCGCGCTCTGGCTCGGTCACGCGAACATCCAGACCACGCAGATCTACCTCCACGCCGACCTCGAAATCAAACGACGAACCCTGGAACGCGTCCCCGCGATCGATGAACGGCCCCCAGCTCGCTACCAGGCCTCGGACGCTCTCATCGCGTTCCTCAAGAACCGCTGA
- a CDS encoding Mu transposase C-terminal domain-containing protein, whose protein sequence is MEHRVGPDRSRPRDTQRRRLTEAFLWSQVRTVTKTATVSLHGNSYQVEAALVGRKVELVFSPFDLEHIHVRYDGRCYGPALPQVITRHAHPKAKPETPEPETAPSTGIAYLNLVTQAHHAGLADDPGIGFNALYSRLAGDGGGREQVPGHTSIEDFIDAPDHDDAHTEHRRHHGNDPTQEQQ, encoded by the coding sequence GTGGAACACCGGGTGGGACCGGATCGGAGCCGCCCCCGCGATACCCAGCGGCGACGCCTGACCGAGGCGTTCCTATGGTCACAGGTGCGCACCGTGACCAAAACCGCGACCGTCTCGTTGCACGGCAACAGCTACCAGGTCGAAGCCGCCCTGGTCGGCCGCAAGGTCGAACTCGTCTTCTCCCCGTTCGACCTGGAACACATTCACGTCCGATACGACGGCCGCTGCTACGGTCCCGCCCTCCCGCAGGTCATCACCCGGCACGCTCACCCCAAGGCGAAACCCGAAACGCCCGAGCCCGAAACAGCACCATCGACCGGGATCGCGTACCTGAACCTGGTCACCCAGGCCCACCACGCTGGGCTCGCCGACGACCCCGGCATCGGGTTCAACGCGTTGTACTCCCGGCTGGCTGGTGACGGCGGTGGCCGTGAGCAGGTCCCGGGGCACACCAGCATCGAGGACTTCATCGACGCGCCCGACCACGACGACGCACACACCGAACACCGGCGCCACCACGGCAACGACCCGACACAGGAGCAGCAGTGA
- a CDS encoding ExeA family protein — protein MPFGRNLAPSMLHRHAGHAEAVARIDWCISQHALGVVTGEVGAGKTVAVRAATTALDGSRHIIIYLPNPSIGVRGMLHHIVATLGHVPSFYTATLAPQAADALAAEHAERGRTPVIIFDEAHLLDNPQLEAIRMLTNHDMDSGAPFAAILVGQPTLRQRLRLGVLAALDQRIAVRYALAGMNPEDTVDYIGHHLKIAGRADALFTADAITLIHNASRGYPRAVNNLALNALTAAFARNDTLVDEKAARAAITETGTD, from the coding sequence ATGCCGTTCGGGCGGAACCTGGCCCCGTCCATGCTGCACCGGCACGCCGGACACGCCGAGGCCGTGGCCCGGATCGACTGGTGCATCAGCCAGCACGCCCTCGGGGTGGTCACCGGCGAAGTCGGCGCCGGGAAAACCGTCGCAGTACGCGCAGCGACCACCGCCCTGGACGGCTCCCGGCACATCATCATCTACCTGCCCAACCCCTCCATCGGGGTCCGCGGGATGCTGCACCACATCGTCGCGACCCTGGGACACGTCCCCTCGTTCTACACCGCGACGCTGGCCCCGCAAGCCGCCGACGCCCTGGCCGCCGAACACGCCGAACGCGGCCGCACCCCCGTGATCATCTTCGACGAAGCCCACCTACTGGATAACCCGCAGCTCGAAGCGATCCGGATGCTGACCAACCACGACATGGACTCCGGCGCACCGTTCGCCGCGATCCTGGTCGGCCAACCCACCCTGCGGCAACGCCTACGCCTGGGCGTGCTCGCCGCCCTGGATCAACGCATCGCCGTCCGGTACGCCCTGGCCGGGATGAACCCCGAGGACACCGTCGACTACATCGGCCATCACCTCAAGATCGCCGGCCGCGCCGACGCCCTGTTCACCGCCGACGCGATCACCCTGATCCACAACGCCTCCCGCGGCTACCCCCGAGCGGTCAACAACCTCGCCCTCAACGCCTTGACCGCCGCGTTCGCCCGTAACGACACCCTCGTCGACGAGAAAGCAGCCCGGGCCGCGATCACCGAAACCGGCACTGACTAA
- a CDS encoding DDE-type integrase/transposase/recombinase, whose protein sequence is MAEAAHESVKRQERAQQVALFRYQVICPALDPALSTRARGRIVRAIAARDHQGPFGGTHRYSRDTLDRWIRRYRADGFEGLKPSLRQAGSRIDVNVLELAVALKKENPDRTAAQVARILAASSGWSPSESTLLRLFHRRQLMLDAPGTGEVFSRYEADAPNQRWVGDALHGPKIGGRKVYLFAFLDDHTRLLVGYRFGFAEDTVRLAAALKPALSSRGIPGCCYVDNGAAYVDSWLLRACATLGIRLTHATPNRPQGKGKIERFFRTVRDQFLVEVTDTSAADLTGQGITAAAALLGLNAQFTAWVESVYHHQVHSETGQTPLERWNTGWDRIGAAPAIPSGDA, encoded by the coding sequence ATGGCCGAGGCTGCCCACGAGAGCGTGAAACGACAGGAACGGGCACAGCAGGTCGCGCTGTTCCGGTACCAGGTGATTTGTCCCGCGTTGGACCCGGCGTTGTCGACCAGGGCGCGGGGGCGGATCGTGCGCGCGATCGCCGCGCGTGACCATCAGGGACCGTTCGGCGGGACGCACCGGTATTCCCGCGACACCCTGGACCGGTGGATCCGCCGCTACCGGGCCGACGGGTTCGAAGGGCTGAAACCCTCACTGCGGCAGGCAGGTTCACGCATCGATGTGAACGTGCTCGAACTCGCGGTCGCGTTGAAGAAGGAGAACCCGGACCGGACCGCCGCGCAGGTCGCCCGGATCCTGGCCGCCTCCTCGGGCTGGTCCCCCTCGGAATCGACACTGCTGCGCCTGTTCCACCGACGGCAGTTGATGCTCGACGCACCCGGGACCGGTGAAGTGTTCAGCCGGTACGAGGCCGACGCGCCCAACCAGCGGTGGGTCGGCGACGCGTTACACGGCCCGAAGATCGGCGGGCGGAAGGTGTACTTGTTCGCGTTCTTGGACGACCACACCCGGCTGCTGGTCGGCTACCGGTTCGGGTTCGCCGAAGACACCGTCCGGTTAGCAGCCGCCCTCAAACCCGCGTTGTCTTCCCGCGGGATCCCCGGCTGCTGCTACGTCGACAACGGCGCCGCCTATGTGGATTCGTGGTTGCTGCGGGCGTGCGCCACGCTCGGGATCCGGCTGACCCACGCGACCCCGAACCGGCCCCAAGGAAAAGGGAAGATCGAACGATTCTTCAGGACCGTACGAGACCAGTTCCTCGTCGAAGTCACCGACACCAGCGCCGCCGACCTGACCGGCCAGGGCATCACAGCTGCGGCGGCGCTACTGGGGTTGAATGCCCAGTTCACCGCATGGGTCGAATCGGTCTACCACCACCAGGTCCACTCCGAAACCGGGCAAACCCCGCTGGAGCGGTGGAACACCGGGTGGGACCGGATCGGAGCCGCCCCCGCGATACCCAGCGGCGACGCCTGA